Proteins encoded together in one Homalodisca vitripennis isolate AUS2020 unplaced genomic scaffold, UT_GWSS_2.1 ScUCBcl_3058;HRSCAF=8323, whole genome shotgun sequence window:
- the LOC124372388 gene encoding cation channel sperm-associated protein 1-like: MLVLIVSSMLVHGDDWTSKAVCIQDMDVFDAIQAPLQHDTTVHLNSVTSRHHGAAKHTCTRHHGSPKQRNSRHHRSSQVHSTRHHGSPKQRDSRHHGEAAKHTAHDTTVHLKQRGLKDTTEQPSHTAHGHHGSPKQRDSRHHGAAKHTAHDTTVHLNSVTQDTTEQQAHCTRHHGSPKQRDTKHQGASQAHSTRHHGSPKQRVTQDTTEHPSTQHTDTTVHLNKRDSRTPRSSQAHCTRHHGSPKTAQAHCQHDTTVSPKQRDSRHHGAAKHTAHDTTVHLNRRDSRHHGAAKHTDTRHHGSPKQRDTKHQGAAKHTAHDTTVHLNSVTQDTTEHPSTQHNDTTVHLKQRDTRHHGAAKHTAHDTTVHLKNSVTQDTTEQPKHTAHDTTVPPKQA; the protein is encoded by the exons CCAAGCACCACTGCAACACGACACCACGGTTCACCTAAACAGCGTAACATCAAGACACCACGGAGCAGCCAAGCACACATGCACACGACACCACGGTTCACCTAAACAGCGTAACTCAAGACACCACAGGAGCAGCCAAGTACACAGCACACGACACCACGGTTCACCTAAACAGCGTGACTCGAGACACCACGGGGAGGCAGCCAAGCACACAGCACACGACACCACGGTTCACCTAAAACAGCGTGGACTCAAAGACACCACAGAGCAGCCAAGCCACACTGCACACGGACACCACGGTTCACCTAAACAGCGTGACTCAAGACACCACGGAGCAGCCAAGCACACTGCACACGACACCACGGTTCACCTAAACAGCGTGACTCAAGACACCACGGAGCAGCAAGCACACTGCACACGACACCACGGTTCACCTAAACAGCGCGACACAAAACACCAAGGAGCAAGCCAAGCACACAGCACACGACACCACGGTTCACCTAAACAGCGTGTGACACAAGACACCACGGAGCATCCAAGCACACAGCACACGGACACCACGGTTCACCTAAACAAGCGTGACTCAAGGACACCACGGAGCAGCCAAGCACACTGCACACGACACCACGGTTCACCTAAAACAGC CCAAGCACACTGCCAACACGACACCACGGTTTCACCTAAACAGCGTGACTCAAGACACCACGGAGCAGCCAAGCACACTGCACACGACACCACGGTTCACCTAAACAGGCGTGACTCAAGACACCACGGAGCAGCCAAGCACACTGACACACGACACCACGGTTCACCTAAACAGCGCGACACAAAACACCAAGGAGCAGCCAAGCACACAGCACACGACACCACGGTTCACCTAAACAGCGTGACACAAGACACCACGGAGCATCCAAGCACACAGCACAACGACACCACGGTTCACCTAAAACAGCGCGACACAAGACACCACGGAGCAGCCAAGCACACTGCACACGACACCACGGTTCACCTAAAAAACAGCGTGACTCAAGACACCACAGAGCAGCCCAAGCACACTGCACACGACACCACGGTTCCACCTAAACAGGCGTGA